From the Theobroma cacao cultivar B97-61/B2 chromosome 2, Criollo_cocoa_genome_V2, whole genome shotgun sequence genome, one window contains:
- the LOC18608142 gene encoding NEDD8-conjugating enzyme Ubc12 has product MIKLFKVKEKQREIAENANGKAPVKKQSAGELRLHKDISELNLPKTCSISFPNGKDDLMNFEVTIRPDEGYYLGGTFLFSFQVSPIYPHEAPKVKCKTKVYHPNIDLEGNVCLNILREDWKPVLNINTIIYGLFHLFTQPNYEDPLNHDAAAVLRDNPKLFESNVRRAMAGGYVGQTFFTRCM; this is encoded by the exons ATGATCAAGCTATTTAAAGTCAAGGAAAAGCAGAGGGAAATTGCAGAAAATGCCAATGGGAAGGCCCCTGTAAAGAAGCAAAGTGCCGGAGAATTACGCCTTCATAAAG ATATCAGCGAACTGAATCTACCAAAAACATGTAGCATTTCATTTCCCAATGGCAAAGATGACTTGATGAACTTCGAAGTTACCATTCGGCCTGATGAAGGTTATTATCT AGGTGGCacttttttattctctttccAAGTTTCCCCCATCTACCCCCATGAGGCACCTAAGGTCAAATGCAAGACAAAG GTGTACCACCCTAACATTGATTTGGAAGGAAATGTTTGCCTCAACATTCTAAGAGAAGATTGGAAACCTGTTCTGAACATAAACACCATTATTTATGGATTGTTTCATCTCTTCACG CAACCCAACTATGAGGATCCTCTCAATCACGATGCAGCAGCTGTTTTGAGGGACAACCCCAAACTGTTCGAGTCCAATGTGAGAAGAGCGATGGCCGGTGGATATGTGGGCCAAACCTTCTTCACACGGTGTATGTAG